One genomic region from Equus asinus isolate D_3611 breed Donkey chromosome 10, EquAss-T2T_v2, whole genome shotgun sequence encodes:
- the LOC106841980 gene encoding olfactory receptor 1J4-like, producing the protein MGRENQSSTSEFFLLGLPLPLEQQDIFFSLFLGMYLTTVLGNLLIILLIRLDSRLHTPMYFFLSHLAFSDISLSTITVPKMLRNMQTHQQSIPYVGCISQMYFFIVFDCLDNFLLAVMAYDRYVAVCQPLRYTTIMRQELCISLVAGSWFFCCIHGLLHTLLLAQLSFCADSTIHHFFCDLTALLKMSCSDISLNELVIFTEGGMLFILPLSSILSSYIHIGITVLKVTSTKRLFKAFSTCGSHLFVVSLYYGTLAGVYFFSSSWDSNDKDIIASVVYTAVTPMLNPFIYSLRNRDIKQALKISVNRVSFFKWQSLNLLHAAMSIVRYIS; encoded by the coding sequence ATGGGGAGGGAGAACCAGAGCAGCACGTCTGAGTTCTTCCTGCTGGGTCTCCCCCTCCCACTGGAGCAGCAGGACATATTCTTCTCCCTGTTCCTGGGCATGTACCTGACCACGGTGCTGGGGAACCTGCTCATCATCCTGCTCATCAGGCTGGACTCTCgcctccacacccccatgtacttcttcctcagccacttggccttctctgacatTTCCCTTTCAACTATCACGGTTCCAAAGATGCTCAGGAACATGCAGACTCACCAACAATCCATCCCTTATGTGGGGTGTATTTCtcagatgtattttttcatagtttttgaTTGTCTTGACAATTTCCTTCTTGCAGTGATGGCATATGACAGGTATGTGGCCGTCTGTCAGCCACTCCGCTATACCACCATCATGAGACAGGAGCTGTGTATCTCATTAGTAGCTGGGTCCTGGTTCTTCTGTTGTATTCATGGCCTGTTGCACACCCTCCTCTTGGCCCAACTGTCCTTCTGTGCTGACAGCACCATCCatcacttcttctgtgacctCACTGCACTCCTGAAGATGAGCTGCTCAGACATCTCCCTCAATGAGCTGGTCATCTTTACTGAGGGAGGAATGCTTTTCATCTTGCCTTTGAGTAGTATTTTGAGTTCATACATCCATATAGGGATCACTGTCCTGAAGGTCACTTCCACCAAGAGACTCTTTAAAGCCTTTTCTACCTGTGGCTCCCATCTCTTTGTGGTGTCTTTATACTATGGGACACTTGCAGgtgtttactttttctcttcatCATGGGACTCCAATGACAAAGACATAATTGCTTCAGTCGTGTATACAGCAGTTACCCCTATGCTGAACCCGTTCATCTATAGCCTTAGGAACAGAGATATAAAACAGGCCCTGAAAATATCTGTCAATAGGGTTAGCTTCTTTAAGTGGCAATCACTAAATCTTCTTCATGCAGCCATGAGCATAGTGAGATATATCTCCTAA